The Micromonospora krabiensis genome window below encodes:
- the metE gene encoding 5-methyltetrahydropteroyltriglutamate--homocysteine S-methyltransferase, whose product MSTAFGQSTVLGYPRIGDNRELKRAVEAYWAGRIDAEELAATAAALRAQVWRTLRDARLDAIPSNTFSYYDHMLDTAVAVGAVPHRFARLGLSDLDTYFAMARGVDTEPALELTKWFDTNYHYLVPEIGSGTVFVPNPAKALAEYREARELGVESRPVLVGPATFLLLAKTTEPGGDPFDRLTDLVDVYAELLRSLAAAGVRWVQLDEPAYVADRSTAEVDALREAYTRLCAVRQRPAIFVASYFGELGDALPALLDTPVEAVGLDLVAGTGNLRRLAGAGPLRGKTIVAGLVDGRNVWRTDPRAAVAAGAAVAGLADHVAVSTSCSLLHVPVDLSVETALDPALRQRLAFARQKVDEVVLLGRALRDGATSLPEPLPPTPTEWRDDTVRGRLAALRPTDRQRGAYPERAAAQQTRLSLPPLPTTTIGSFPQTDELRRARAEHRAGRLDAAAYTQLMRAEVEHVIRLQERLGLDVLVHGEPERNDMVQYFGEQLSGFAATEHGWVQSYGSRCVRPPIIHGDVARRSPMTVTWSTYAQSLTDRPVKGMLTGPVTILAWSFVRSDQPLADTADQVALALRDECRDLEAAGIRVIQVDEPALRETLPLRRADQKAYLDWAVGAFRLATCGVADDTQIHTHLCYSEFGEVITAIDALDADVTSIEASRSRMEVLDDLAAVGYGRGVGPGVWDIHSPRVPSRAEVVDALRRAVAVVPAERLWVNPDCGLKTRGYPEVEASLEHLVAAAAELRGS is encoded by the coding sequence ACGCTGCGCGACGCGCGGCTGGACGCGATCCCGTCCAACACGTTCTCCTACTACGATCACATGCTCGACACCGCCGTCGCCGTCGGCGCTGTCCCGCACCGGTTCGCCCGGCTCGGGTTGTCCGACCTGGACACCTACTTCGCCATGGCCCGCGGCGTCGACACCGAGCCGGCGCTGGAACTCACGAAGTGGTTCGACACGAACTACCACTACCTGGTCCCGGAGATCGGCTCCGGGACGGTCTTCGTCCCGAATCCCGCAAAGGCGCTGGCCGAGTACCGCGAAGCCCGCGAGCTGGGCGTCGAGAGCCGCCCGGTGCTGGTCGGGCCGGCCACGTTCCTGCTGCTGGCCAAGACCACCGAGCCGGGCGGCGATCCGTTCGACCGGTTGACCGACCTGGTCGACGTTTACGCCGAGCTCCTGCGATCCCTCGCGGCGGCAGGCGTGCGGTGGGTGCAGCTGGACGAACCCGCCTACGTCGCCGACCGGAGCACCGCCGAGGTCGACGCGCTGCGGGAGGCCTACACCCGGCTGTGCGCGGTGCGGCAGCGGCCGGCGATCTTCGTCGCCTCTTACTTCGGTGAGCTCGGCGACGCGCTGCCCGCCCTGCTCGACACGCCGGTCGAGGCGGTCGGTCTGGACCTGGTGGCCGGCACCGGCAACCTGCGGCGGCTGGCCGGTGCGGGCCCGCTGCGCGGCAAGACGATCGTCGCGGGCCTGGTCGACGGCCGCAATGTCTGGCGTACGGACCCGCGTGCCGCCGTGGCGGCCGGTGCCGCGGTGGCCGGGCTCGCCGATCACGTCGCGGTCTCCACCTCGTGCTCGCTGCTGCACGTGCCGGTGGACCTGTCCGTCGAGACCGCTCTCGACCCGGCGCTGCGGCAGCGGCTCGCCTTCGCGCGGCAGAAGGTCGACGAGGTGGTCCTGCTGGGCCGGGCGCTGCGCGACGGGGCCACGTCCCTGCCCGAGCCGCTGCCGCCCACCCCGACGGAATGGCGTGACGACACCGTACGCGGCCGGCTCGCCGCTCTGCGCCCCACCGATCGGCAACGCGGCGCGTACCCGGAACGTGCCGCCGCGCAGCAGACCCGGCTGAGCCTGCCACCGCTGCCGACCACGACCATCGGCTCGTTCCCGCAGACCGACGAGCTGCGCCGGGCGCGTGCCGAGCACCGGGCCGGGCGTCTCGACGCCGCCGCCTACACGCAGCTAATGCGCGCCGAGGTCGAGCACGTCATCCGGTTGCAGGAGCGGCTTGGCCTGGACGTGCTCGTGCACGGCGAGCCGGAACGCAACGACATGGTCCAGTACTTCGGCGAGCAGTTGTCCGGGTTCGCCGCCACCGAGCACGGGTGGGTGCAGTCCTACGGCTCGCGCTGCGTGCGTCCGCCCATCATCCACGGCGACGTGGCGCGCCGGTCACCGATGACGGTCACCTGGTCCACCTACGCGCAGTCGCTGACCGACCGGCCGGTCAAGGGCATGCTCACCGGTCCGGTGACGATCCTGGCCTGGTCGTTCGTCCGCAGCGACCAGCCCCTCGCCGACACCGCCGACCAGGTCGCGCTCGCCCTGCGTGACGAGTGCCGCGACCTCGAGGCGGCCGGCATCCGGGTCATCCAGGTCGACGAGCCGGCGCTGCGGGAGACGCTCCCCCTGCGCAGGGCGGACCAGAAGGCGTACCTGGACTGGGCGGTGGGGGCCTTCCGCCTGGCGACCTGCGGCGTCGCCGACGACACGCAGATCCACACCCACCTGTGCTACTCGGAGTTCGGCGAGGTCATCACCGCCATCGACGCCCTCGACGCGGACGTCACCAGCATCGAGGCGTCGCGCTCGCGGATGGAGGTCCTCGACGACCTCGCCGCGGTCGGCTACGGCCGTGGCGTCGGGCCCGGCGTCTGGGACATCCACTCGCCCCGGGTGCCGTCCCGTGCCGAGGTCGTCGACGCGCTGCGCCGGGCCGTGGCGGTGGTGCCGGCCGAGCGGCTGTGGGTGAACCCCGACTGCGGTCTGAAGACGCGCGGCTACCCCGAGGTCGAGGCGTCCCTCGAACACCTGGTCGCCGCCGCAGCGGAGCTTCGCGGCAGCTGA